Proteins encoded within one genomic window of Thermomicrobiales bacterium:
- a CDS encoding type 1 glutamine amidotransferase, with translation MPDRRNRLDGKRIAALFTDGVEEVEFTEPRDALTNAGATVTIVSLKSGDIKGWDHTDWGTTFKANKTVDSVSTDQFDALLIPGGVMNPDKLRMNDDAVTFARDFFEQRKPVASICHGPWLLVEADVVRDRTMTSYPSLHTDIENAGGKWVDREVVVDQGLVTSRNPKDLPAFIGKMLEEFAEGPHEGQDRSIREEASRHADD, from the coding sequence ATGCCAGATCGCAGGAACCGTCTGGATGGCAAGCGGATCGCAGCGCTGTTCACCGATGGCGTCGAGGAAGTTGAATTCACCGAGCCACGCGACGCGCTGACGAATGCCGGCGCAACCGTGACGATCGTCTCGCTCAAGAGCGGTGACATCAAGGGCTGGGATCATACCGACTGGGGCACGACGTTCAAGGCCAACAAGACGGTTGATTCCGTCTCGACCGATCAGTTCGATGCGCTGCTCATACCGGGCGGCGTGATGAACCCGGACAAGCTCCGGATGAATGACGACGCTGTCACGTTCGCGCGTGACTTCTTTGAGCAGCGCAAGCCGGTCGCATCCATCTGTCACGGGCCGTGGCTGCTCGTGGAAGCCGATGTCGTGCGCGACCGCACGATGACGAGCTATCCGTCGCTGCATACCGACATTGAAAACGCAGGCGGCAAATGGGTCGATCGCGAGGTGGTTGTCGATCAGGGTCTGGTCACCAGCCGCAACCCGAAGGATCTCCCGGCCTTTATCGGCAAGATGCTTGAGGAATTTGCCGAGGGCCCGCACGAGGGTCAGGATCGATCGATTCGTGAAGAGGCGAGCCGCCACGCCGACGATTAG